The Hevea brasiliensis isolate MT/VB/25A 57/8 chromosome 1, ASM3005281v1, whole genome shotgun sequence DNA segment CTTTGGTTGGCAAGTGGACATGGTCTTTACACTGCAAATCTTTTTTTGAGTCTCAACTATTAAAATGTACTTTTcttgaatataaattttttagtttCATTGTGGATTTCACCTGACGGCAAcaaggaaaaaaattttaaaaatgcctagAAGTTAATTGCTTTCTATTAAGTGTGCACACATCAACCTCCTATTTATATTATGCACGGAATTTGAGTTGTCTCTGTAGATAACTCTTTTCATTGAACTGTGCGAGTGGTCATGTGAATCTTAAGGACATCCACGTGATAAATTTTATCTGAAAGTTGTTGCTGCAATATTGCACTGCAACtaactttcctcttctttttggacATAGTACTTAATGAAAGTTCCCTTTCAAAATTGCTTTTACATCATATTATGCAGCTTGATCTTATTCTACTTACTCTGTTAGGTTGCCCTGTGTCTTTATATGGTAAATTGAAAGTGCCTTTCTGACTCAAGGAAGAGCTGCACTACTAATAAGGAAGTAAAGAATATGTTACATATATCAGAAGGTTATTGCAATGGTCTCATTTAGGTAAAAACTTTCCACCTGGGAAGCAGTGCCTTAGGAGAACCAGTCTGTCTAGAAAGTTTTTAAACTTTCAGGTGAACAAAAAGATGTGCTATTTGGGTTGTTAAGGAAGTTAAAACTCAAATGTTAGTTTGTTACTATTAAATGTGACCAATACTTGATTGTGACATGCACACTATTTTTAACAGATGAAGCACTTAGGACCGATAACATCATTAGCAATCAACATTTCTGATGACACCCTATATTCAGCTTCCCTTGATAAAACAGTGAAAGTATGGAGATTATCAGACCTTAAATGCATTGAGACCATCCAAGCTCATCCCGAGCCAATCAACGCCATTGTTGTGGCTGATGAAGGAGTACTCTACACTGCTTCTGATGACGCCACTGTCAGAGTCTGGCGTCGAAACTTTTGCATTGGGGATGGGCCACATTCTCTCATCACAACCCTGCCTGCCAAGTTCTCACCTGTAAAGACCTTGACCCTGACCATAGATAACAGAGTCCTGTATGGTGGATGCACGGATGGGTACATTCATTACTGGCTTAGGGGTGGGTTCTCTGGCCAATTACAATATGGTGGTGCACTCCAGGGTCACACGCATGCAGTTATGTGCATAAGCAATGTGGGAAGCTATGTGATCAGTGGCTCAGCCGATTCAACTGGCAGGGTTTGGCTGAGAGAATTGGATGGGCAACATACATGCCTGGCAGTTTTGGTAGGGCACAGAGGACCTGTTAGGTGTGTATCAGCATTTCTGGGGCGATTAGGGGAGGATAACGAAGAAGAATGCACAGTTTGCACAGGTAGTCTTGACGGAGTCATAAAACTGTGGCGGGTGTCGCGTGCCAACAAGGATAGTGGCCCTTTATCACCCACTGGTTATGAGCATTTTGAGCTGCAATAGGGAATTATGAAatttagttttattttgtttttcaaatGTACAGTATTAACCATTTGAGAATTGTATTTGAGAGAGATCAAGCTCTTTTGTATTAATTGATTATTGTAGTCTTGTTTTAGTGTTAGTGCAAGTTGGTAAATATACACAACAATAATTATTAAAGAGTTAGGTCTGTTTGGTATTACTGTTAAAATAGCTAttgagaaaattaattttttaaatatattagataGAGggtgttaaaaataattaaaaattaaatttgatcagttttagttataagaacactaaaataataaaatagtttAAATTACTTTTCTTAATGGTATttaaaatgatacttttattcagaaaaacagTTTTAGACTCTGAAATTCAATATCAAACAGAGCTTTAATCTACTTGACATTATGATTCAAATCTACTTTTTAGAAAAGCACCATTTTAaacgttaaaaaaaaaataatagtttGAAAAAGTTGTTAAGCTATTTTAGAATTTTTTAACTAAAACATGTCAAATTTAACATAAAACTAATTTTAATAGCTTCTGATTAATATGTTTAAGGTTGTACTTTTTTAACAGCAACACAAATAGTAATGACAAACAGATCCTAAGTGCTCTTTCACTTCCCTGTTTTGTCTAATTTCATTTGGGGCCTGCAGCTTATTTTAAGTTGCTCTGCCTGTGGGCCTTTTGGTGAAAATGAATTGCTCAATAGAGACCCTTCTAGAAAATCTTATCTTGGATGCTTCTGCTTTATTAATAGTCCATTTCTATCTGCTAGGGAAATGACATTGACTTCTCTCTTTTTCTATTTACTTTTGCCCTTGTCCTTCAAGGTTTGCTGCGATATGATTATCTCATCAGGAaatagaaaatgaaaagaaaaagaatgttgtatttgaaaaaaaagagagagagagagagagagagagcaatcaTATATCCCAAAGCAGGTAGCAAGAAATTTCATTAACagcaattagaaagaattgatagCAGGCTGACTATGAGACTGGCCAATAAAGATAGCAACGTAAAATGGCTGGACTGATGAGACGAACTATACTGTGTATACTGCTGAACAACCAGAGAAGCATAATCTCCTGCCAAGATCACACATATCTTGTCCTCTCCAGCTGCATTTCCACGCCATGATCACGCAGTTCTTCCTTCTTCAACAGCCGATAAATAGTATAACAAAAAATTCTCAAGCAAATGAGAATGGCTATGATCACCAGAGCTGATAGGACATAGCCTGTGATTGAACGGGAGTGTTTGCACCCAACAAGAACTCCTAGGCACACCATGGTTAAAACGTATGCTACTTACAAGCTCTCTTGGAAGTGTTCTTGATGGATATCGGAATACAACGCCACTTTATTCTTGGGTTCTTTCCTTTCCTTGACTAAATTCTATACTGCAGATGATGAACACACTCTCTCTCTATATGGTTTCCTGGTGTATTCTTGTCTTGATTGAAATTGTTAGCACACTTCTATTTCAAGTTTGGTATCTTTATCTCTAAGGTTACTGTAAAGAGCAGAAAAAACAAGAATCTGCAGAGAACCAACTTCAGAAAAACAAGAATCTCTCTCTCTTAAGCAAAGCCTAAAATCCATCCCAGCTTTTTGCATAGATTGATTTACATATTCTCTTCTAGTACAACGTTCATCTTTGAAAACATTAAAGTAATTACCACCTTTTTATTTCTTCGTTAACAATTTCACTTTATTGTTCAagaagttgaatttttttttcttttattcccTTTACACTGCTATAATATAATTAATGCCAACGGTTAGGCATCGACTTTCAACTTTCATGTTTCTAGTTGCATACTTGAGTTGCTTTTCACTGATCCATTTTGGCGGTCTTTTCGGGGGGTCTGAAACACGGGCGGTTTACAGCCCAAGTCTCAGTTTCTCTCAGTCATGCCTCTTCCTTTGGCTGTACACCCAGAATTGGTTGATAGCGACTCAATTTTCAGAACTCCATATTGGGAATTAGTGATGCTTCCCCTGGATGAGACCGTAGAAAGTGATTCCAATGAAAATCTTTCTGACAATGAAGATAAGGACCAAGAGTTGAGTTAAGGATATGATGTTGCAGTTGAACTTAAAGTTGAAGATGACAACACTACAAGAAAAAAGgagatttgaaaccgaatattcggtttcaaatcagttaaaatcggtttctaaatacatttagaaaccgatttgaaaccGAAATATTCAGTTTTAAATCCGCAAGTTTCTAAATGAATTTGAAACGGAAAATGGCGTCCGTTTCAAATTCTGAATCTATTTTCAAACCACTATTCCGTTTCAAATTTAGAAACCGcatatattcggtttcaaattcCGTTTTAATTTAAAAACTGATATTTCGGTTTCAATTTTTTTGAAACAGAAATTCCGTtgcaaatcggtttctaaattctgAAACCGATACTTGTGTTGTTGGATTAGAAACGGAAAAATTCGTTTTTAATCCGTTTCAAATTACtagtagaaaatttttatttttttatttaatatattatttcctgtattgaagcatataatataatattaattttaaatgctcaatatcataatatttataatatcaggctatcaaatatcaaatatcagtcaatattatatataaatatgacagtgaagggttatgacaataatatactgtatggaaaaataaaatatcataataacaaaaaaacAAGCTACTTGTCATCAACAAGATAATCACTCATCACCACTATCAGCCTCTCTACCATCATCTTGATGAGTCGCATGTGGAGTTGGGGCTGTAAACTGCGTACCCTGCATCATTTGTGACATCATGTTTTGCATCATTTGTTGCATGCGCTCCTCCAATGTCTGCTCACGTTGTCTATATCTCTCCTCTAGCATCAACTCGCGTTGTCGatctctctcctccattgcaaCCAAACTATCCTTGAGCGTTGCAATAGTCTGATGCAATTGTTGAATCTCTTCCTGCATTGCCTCTGACTGAGCACAATAGGATGCAGTAGAAGATGATCCATGTGATGAGCTAGGGTAAAAAATTGATGCTTGAGATCCAATGCCATAAACCCTGTTCTTCTTCTCCCCCCCCACAACTTGATAATATAGTGCGACCTCATCTACAATAGGAGGGTCACTGCACCCCTCTTGTGGTTGAGACGACTGCTCCTTAAGCGCCAAAAATGCATCCTGCATAAGTCAATacacatattttaaatttatttttcttggcaATTGAATAAACAAACTCACTTATTCATTTTTTTCATATAATTGAAAGACATAAAATACTTGTTCACTTACCTTAATTGATTGCGCTCGTGAATCAACCATATCGGAGGTGCCTTTCCTAGTGTGGGTCTTATGGAAAAGTTCATAAGAAAAGGTCTTGGCCAAGTGGGCTTCCTAAAAGATATAATGATTTTAGTGATGTTTATAATAATGTTCGATTATTTGCTACTAATATGTAGACAGACAATAACAAAACTAGTAAATATGAAATCATTACCATCCTATAGTAAATATGAAATCA contains these protein-coding regions:
- the LOC110639930 gene encoding protein JINGUBANG gives rise to the protein MASFDSPNSPPNPSFAIRETTHKFLRSLSSEEPPSFSHFPYSPTHLATPHRRSSPYSSPPRPHTPTNVVSSSKTTYSCLSSILKKDGQILSMVMSNGLIYTGSNANLIRIWKLPEFMECGQLKTKACMVVALEVSHDRIYAAYGDGKIRVWRRTWDGAFKHVRLATIPKTGGYVRSYIAGKDKMMKHLGPITSLAINISDDTLYSASLDKTVKVWRLSDLKCIETIQAHPEPINAIVVADEGVLYTASDDATVRVWRRNFCIGDGPHSLITTLPAKFSPVKTLTLTIDNRVLYGGCTDGYIHYWLRGGFSGQLQYGGALQGHTHAVMCISNVGSYVISGSADSTGRVWLRELDGQHTCLAVLVGHRGPVRCVSAFLGRLGEDNEEECTVCTGSLDGVIKLWRVSRANKDSGPLSPTGYEHFELQ
- the LOC131181545 gene encoding uncharacterized protein LOC131181545, with protein sequence MVDSRAQSIKDAFLALKEQSSQPQEGCSDPPIVDEVALYYQVVGGEKKNRVYGIGSQASIFYPSSSHGSSSTASYCAQSEAMQEEIQQLHQTIATLKDSLVAMEERDRQRELMLEERYRQREQTLEERMQQMMQNMMSQMMQGTQFTAPTPHATHQDDGREADSGDE